A genomic window from Sphingobacterium sp. BN32 includes:
- a CDS encoding ABC transporter permease: MRTLLFLLKKEFKQIFRNKALLPLIFIAPIIQLLILPLAADYEVKNINISFVDHDHSTMSQQLYHKIISSGYFRAVGYGSSYKDALKQIEADQADLIIEIPIGFERNLIRENKQDLFVAINAINGVKAGLGGSYIGQILTDFNQEIRFKWIPSAEQISPGQISISSSFWYNPHLNYNMFMVPAILVILVTMICAYMCALNIVKEKEVGTIEQINVTPIKKYQFILGKLIPFWFIGLFIFSVGLFVIARLVYGIVPLGNLLLLYLFLAIYLIALLGMGLLISTMANTQQQAMSVAFFFIMIFMLMSGLFTPIDSMPDWAKLIAYCSPVTYFIDVTRMLVLKGSGLMDIRWHFVIIIIFALILNGWALIKYKKTT, from the coding sequence ATGAGAACCCTACTATTTTTACTCAAGAAGGAGTTTAAGCAAATCTTTAGGAATAAGGCATTGTTACCATTAATATTTATTGCGCCAATTATCCAGCTCCTGATCTTACCACTCGCTGCAGATTATGAAGTAAAGAATATCAATATCAGCTTCGTCGATCATGATCACTCGACCATGTCGCAACAGTTGTATCATAAAATCATATCCTCCGGGTACTTTCGAGCCGTGGGCTATGGTAGTTCTTACAAGGATGCCCTTAAACAGATAGAAGCCGATCAAGCCGACCTGATCATAGAAATCCCGATCGGCTTTGAACGAAATCTGATTCGGGAAAACAAGCAAGATCTCTTTGTCGCAATCAATGCCATCAATGGAGTAAAAGCCGGCTTAGGTGGTTCCTACATTGGACAGATACTTACTGATTTCAATCAAGAAATACGTTTTAAGTGGATACCCTCTGCAGAGCAGATCAGTCCCGGGCAGATATCGATTAGCAGTTCGTTCTGGTACAACCCACACTTGAACTATAACATGTTCATGGTTCCTGCCATTTTAGTTATTCTCGTCACGATGATATGCGCCTATATGTGCGCTTTAAACATCGTCAAAGAGAAAGAAGTGGGAACAATAGAACAAATAAACGTAACACCGATTAAAAAATATCAGTTCATTCTGGGCAAGCTTATTCCTTTCTGGTTTATTGGCCTCTTTATTTTTAGCGTCGGACTTTTCGTCATAGCACGCTTGGTTTATGGTATTGTGCCGCTCGGCAATTTACTGCTGCTATATTTATTCTTAGCTATCTACCTTATTGCCTTGCTCGGAATGGGGCTTCTGATATCCACTATGGCCAATACCCAACAGCAAGCCATGTCCGTCGCCTTCTTCTTTATCATGATCTTTATGCTTATGAGCGGCTTATTCACGCCAATTGACAGTATGCCCGATTGGGCAAAACTGATCGCATACTGCAGTCCTGTCACCTATTTCATCGACGTGACAAGAATGCTAGTCCTAAAAGGGAGTGGACTAATGGATATACGATGGCATTTTGTCATCATCATCATTTTCGCCCTCATTTTGAACGGATGGGCTTTGATCAAATACAAAAAGACTACCTAA
- a CDS encoding ABC transporter permease — MNQFITFIRKEFFHVFRDSKTLLMLFGLPIVQIVLFGFALSNEIRNAKIAIFDQAKDQTSQQIINRFAASRYFSLQNSISSESQIEAAFQEGKIKMLMIIPSNFEEDLTHFKKASIQFKFDASDPNTASTLQGYANAIIMSYQQNLLASSNIPLQIIPQTRMLYNPELKGAPTFVPGVMALVLMLVCVLMTSISIVKEKEQGTMEILLVSPVNPFLLIIAKAVPYLALSLVNLAVILTLSVTLLDMPIQGNLLLLIAESTLLIITALALGLLISNSTANQQAAMLIAMMGMLVPTMLFTGFMFPIENMPVPLQLISNFLPSKWYYIIVKSIMIKGLGITAIWKETLILLGMALLLLFLSFKKFKTRLQ, encoded by the coding sequence ATGAATCAGTTTATAACATTCATCCGCAAGGAATTCTTTCATGTTTTCCGAGATAGCAAAACCTTACTCATGCTATTCGGATTGCCAATCGTCCAGATTGTTTTGTTCGGATTCGCACTCTCTAACGAGATTCGAAATGCGAAGATCGCCATATTCGATCAAGCCAAAGACCAGACTTCACAACAGATCATCAACCGATTCGCTGCAAGTCGGTATTTCAGCCTGCAGAACAGCATCTCTTCAGAATCTCAAATAGAAGCAGCCTTTCAGGAAGGAAAGATCAAGATGTTAATGATTATACCCTCTAATTTTGAAGAAGATCTAACGCACTTCAAGAAGGCCTCTATTCAATTCAAATTTGATGCTTCCGATCCTAACACAGCAAGTACACTCCAAGGATACGCGAATGCAATCATCATGAGTTATCAGCAAAACTTATTAGCAAGTTCGAATATTCCGCTACAGATTATTCCGCAAACCAGGATGCTTTACAATCCGGAATTGAAAGGTGCCCCGACCTTTGTCCCTGGCGTCATGGCATTGGTTCTCATGCTGGTCTGCGTGCTGATGACGTCGATATCCATCGTTAAAGAAAAAGAGCAAGGCACGATGGAAATACTGCTGGTGTCGCCGGTAAACCCGTTCCTGCTGATCATCGCGAAGGCTGTCCCCTACCTTGCGCTTTCCCTCGTCAATCTTGCTGTTATCCTCACTTTAAGCGTGACTTTATTGGACATGCCTATACAGGGCAACTTACTCTTGCTGATAGCTGAAAGCACCTTACTAATCATTACAGCGCTTGCGCTGGGACTCTTGATATCCAATAGCACCGCAAATCAGCAGGCTGCTATGCTGATCGCTATGATGGGTATGCTGGTTCCTACGATGTTGTTCACGGGCTTTATGTTTCCTATTGAAAACATGCCAGTTCCCTTGCAGCTCATCAGTAATTTCCTCCCATCCAAGTGGTATTATATTATCGTGAAGTCTATTATGATCAAAGGCTTAGGCATAACAGCGATTTGGAAAGAGACGTTAATCCTGCTCGGCATGGCATTGCTGCTCTTATTTCTAAGTTTTAAAAAATTCAAAACTCGACTGCAATGA
- a CDS encoding ABC transporter ATP-binding protein encodes MEKVISTNKLTKRFGDFIATNAITFDVYKGEIFGFLGANGAGKTTAMKMLCGLSVPSSGEASIAGFDVYKETERIKQRIGYMSQKFSLYEDLTVTENIEFFAGIYGLSNKAIKERGAQLISNLGLNDVAKKLVGTLPLGWKQKLAFSVATIHNPEIVFLDEPTGGVDPLTRRQFWDLIYDASDRGITVFVTTHYMDEAEYCHRVSIMVDGVIKALDTPDNLKKSFNASSMEDVFFELARGAQRKGD; translated from the coding sequence ATGGAAAAGGTAATAAGCACCAATAAGCTAACCAAGCGATTTGGCGATTTCATCGCAACGAATGCAATAACCTTCGATGTCTACAAAGGAGAGATATTCGGCTTCTTGGGTGCAAATGGCGCTGGTAAAACCACCGCTATGAAGATGCTATGCGGTCTTTCGGTCCCTTCTTCGGGAGAGGCTAGTATTGCTGGTTTTGATGTTTACAAAGAAACTGAGCGCATTAAGCAGCGAATCGGCTATATGAGTCAGAAGTTCTCGCTATATGAAGACCTGACAGTAACTGAGAATATCGAGTTCTTTGCGGGCATCTATGGCCTATCGAACAAAGCAATTAAAGAGCGTGGTGCGCAGCTGATCAGCAACTTAGGATTGAATGATGTCGCCAAAAAGCTTGTCGGTACACTTCCATTAGGCTGGAAACAGAAGCTAGCCTTCTCTGTTGCGACGATCCATAACCCGGAAATTGTATTCTTAGACGAACCTACGGGCGGTGTAGATCCACTTACTAGACGACAGTTTTGGGATCTAATCTATGATGCTTCCGACCGTGGCATCACAGTCTTTGTGACGACGCATTACATGGACGAAGCGGAGTATTGCCACCGCGTGTCCATTATGGTCGATGGTGTCATTAAGGCATTAGACACGCCCGACAACCTTAAAAAGAGTTTCAACGCCAGTTCGATGGAGGACGTTTTCTTCGAGCTAGCTCGCGGAGCACAACGTAAAGGAGATTAA
- a CDS encoding ABC transporter ATP-binding protein gives MSAVTLDKIHKTFNKGELTAVNSVSFEVKEGELFGLIGPDGAGKTTIFRILTTLLLPDSGSATVDGMDIIKDYKQIRKQVGYMPGKFSLYQDLTVEENLTFFASVFGHKVADHYDLIKDIYVQIEPFKDRRAGKLSGGMKQKLALCCALIHKPRVLFLDEPTTGVDAVSRKEFWDMLKHLKSQGISILVSTPYMDEANLCERIALMQSGSILSIDTPQDIRDSYPSPLYAVKSENMIKLIRDLCACPEVSSCNSFGEYHHITWKKNQTLDYSLLESYLKQQGHHDLTLKEIEPTIEDCFIRLMH, from the coding sequence ATGTCTGCTGTAACTCTAGATAAGATACATAAGACCTTTAATAAAGGGGAACTGACGGCGGTTAACTCGGTAAGCTTTGAGGTCAAGGAAGGCGAACTCTTTGGATTGATAGGTCCTGACGGTGCTGGAAAGACCACCATTTTCCGAATCCTGACCACGCTCTTACTTCCTGATTCGGGCTCAGCGACTGTTGATGGCATGGATATCATCAAAGATTATAAGCAAATCCGTAAGCAGGTGGGCTATATGCCCGGCAAATTCTCTTTATATCAGGATTTAACGGTCGAGGAGAATCTGACCTTCTTCGCCTCTGTGTTTGGACACAAGGTTGCCGATCATTATGATCTGATAAAAGATATCTACGTGCAGATTGAACCGTTTAAAGATCGTCGGGCAGGAAAGCTCTCCGGCGGTATGAAACAGAAGCTGGCGCTATGCTGCGCATTGATTCATAAACCTCGTGTACTCTTTTTAGACGAACCGACGACGGGCGTCGATGCTGTTTCTCGCAAAGAGTTCTGGGATATGCTTAAGCATCTAAAGTCACAGGGTATCAGTATCTTGGTTTCTACACCCTACATGGATGAAGCTAACCTATGCGAACGTATTGCGCTGATGCAAAGTGGAAGCATTCTTTCGATTGATACTCCTCAAGACATACGAGACTCCTATCCTAGCCCGCTATACGCTGTTAAATCAGAAAATATGATTAAGCTGATTCGGGATCTATGTGCTTGTCCGGAAGTAAGCTCCTGCAATTCCTTTGGAGAGTATCATCATATCACCTGGAAAAAGAATCAAACATTAGACTATTCATTACTGGAAAGCTATCTGAAACAGCAGGGGCATCATGACCTAACGTTAAAAGAGATCGAGCCAACGATAGAAGATTGTTTTATTCGATTAATGCATTAA
- a CDS encoding HlyD family secretion protein, translating to MKSTHTPLMISCLIGFLLFPSCKKKEPEFDATGTFEAVETIISAEANGTLKTFDIQEGQQLAAGQLVGYIDSVQLYLKKRQLESQAKAVLGKKPSVNTQLAALQSQLHTAQRERVRIQNLLKDDAVPAKQLDDINAQIDLISKQIAAQRSTLDLSVSSIDKDVQPIEVQMLQIEDQLQKSKIVNPIAGTVLTKYAEANEMASIGKPLYKIADLSSLILRVYISGDQLPLIKLNQQVKVFTDDGNGGFKETKGTITWINDKAEFTPKTIQSKNERANQVYAVKVLVKNDGSYKIGMYGEIKLN from the coding sequence ATGAAAAGTACACATACTCCACTAATGATCAGCTGCCTAATCGGCTTCCTTCTCTTTCCATCTTGTAAAAAGAAAGAGCCCGAATTTGATGCCACCGGAACATTCGAAGCTGTCGAAACAATTATTTCCGCAGAAGCTAACGGAACACTGAAGACATTTGACATACAAGAAGGCCAACAATTGGCGGCCGGACAACTTGTAGGCTACATTGACAGCGTGCAATTGTATCTAAAGAAAAGACAGCTTGAAAGTCAGGCTAAGGCAGTATTGGGGAAGAAACCCAGCGTAAATACACAGTTAGCTGCTCTACAATCTCAACTCCATACTGCCCAACGCGAGCGCGTGAGGATTCAAAATCTATTAAAAGATGATGCTGTTCCGGCAAAGCAATTAGACGACATCAATGCGCAGATTGATTTAATCAGTAAGCAGATTGCAGCACAGCGATCTACATTGGACCTCTCGGTTTCTAGTATAGACAAAGACGTGCAGCCAATTGAAGTTCAGATGCTTCAGATTGAGGATCAGCTTCAGAAAAGCAAGATTGTTAATCCTATTGCTGGTACCGTATTAACGAAATACGCCGAAGCAAATGAGATGGCAAGCATTGGTAAACCGCTATACAAGATAGCAGACCTCTCGAGCCTGATCCTACGAGTTTATATCAGTGGTGATCAACTTCCTTTAATCAAACTCAATCAGCAGGTTAAAGTATTTACGGATGATGGCAATGGCGGTTTCAAGGAAACGAAAGGTACAATTACATGGATAAACGACAAAGCGGAATTCACGCCAAAGACTATTCAAAGCAAGAACGAACGGGCTAATCAGGTTTATGCTGTGAAGGTTCTGGTGAAGAACGATGGTAGCTATAAGATCGGGATGTATGGTGAAATAAAGTTGAATTAA
- a CDS encoding TolC family protein produces the protein MNRIIALRSLSIAALLSFVSSTVLAQEIRRLQIDSCFEMAKRNFPLINQLGLLQQSKDFSIDNANKAYLPQVSINGSATYQSDVTKVPIAIPSMSIPSLSKDQYKAYAEVNQALSDMFLVKDQHKLIEANNKVESQKIEVELYKLRDRITQLFFGILLLDAQIKQTNLMKSDIENGIQQIESAVRNGTSTRSNLSKLQAELLKVEQRETEQQAAKNAYLQMLAYFIGKPLSEDVELIASSGTVNDNAINRPELSLFQDQDDAIAIQNQLLYNRSLPRFSAFVQGGVGRPGLNMLNPDMQGYYIAGLRLNWNLSSLYTYKNDKKNIDISRQLLEKQKETFLFNVDITLLQQKEETNKYRKLIDTDNEIVQLRELVKKATAAQLKNGVASTYDYMTAVTEEDQARQNMVLHQIQLQLSQYNQKITTGN, from the coding sequence ATGAATCGAATAATTGCCTTAAGATCACTTAGCATCGCAGCCTTGCTGAGTTTTGTGTCATCCACAGTCCTTGCTCAAGAAATACGCCGTTTACAAATAGATTCCTGCTTTGAAATGGCCAAGCGAAACTTTCCATTGATTAATCAATTGGGACTACTACAGCAATCTAAAGATTTTTCGATAGATAATGCCAACAAGGCATACCTCCCGCAAGTCTCCATCAATGGCTCAGCTACTTATCAGTCAGATGTGACTAAGGTGCCTATTGCTATCCCTTCGATGAGTATCCCAAGCCTTTCTAAGGATCAATACAAAGCCTACGCAGAAGTGAATCAGGCTTTATCGGATATGTTTCTTGTCAAAGATCAGCATAAGTTGATAGAAGCTAATAATAAGGTCGAATCACAGAAGATTGAAGTGGAACTATACAAACTCCGCGATCGAATAACACAGCTATTCTTTGGTATTCTGTTGCTTGATGCTCAAATAAAACAAACTAACCTGATGAAGTCTGACATAGAAAATGGTATACAACAGATTGAATCGGCGGTAAGAAATGGTACTTCAACCCGAAGTAACCTCAGTAAGTTACAGGCTGAGCTCCTCAAGGTCGAACAACGGGAAACGGAACAACAAGCAGCTAAAAATGCTTATCTACAGATGTTGGCTTACTTTATTGGAAAGCCGCTATCTGAAGACGTCGAACTTATCGCTAGCTCAGGAACTGTAAATGACAACGCGATCAATCGCCCTGAATTATCATTGTTTCAAGATCAGGACGATGCTATTGCCATTCAAAATCAGTTATTATACAATAGGAGTTTGCCGAGATTTAGTGCTTTTGTGCAGGGCGGCGTAGGCAGACCCGGACTTAATATGCTTAATCCTGATATGCAGGGATACTACATTGCAGGGCTGCGCCTGAACTGGAACCTATCGAGCTTGTACACCTACAAGAACGATAAAAAAAATATTGATATCAGCAGACAGTTGTTGGAAAAACAAAAAGAGACCTTTCTCTTCAACGTCGACATAACGCTCTTGCAACAAAAGGAAGAGACGAATAAATATCGGAAGCTGATCGATACGGACAATGAGATTGTCCAATTACGCGAGCTGGTAAAGAAAGCAACTGCTGCACAATTAAAGAATGGCGTGGCAAGTACCTATGATTACATGACCGCAGTGACGGAAGAAGACCAAGCGCGTCAGAACATGGTACTGCATCAGATACAGCTCCAACTATCGCAATACAATCAAAAAATAACCACAGGCAATTAA
- a CDS encoding TetR/AcrR family transcriptional regulator: protein MAKGRPKKELDSSTESIIKEAARKMFHQKGYAATRTRDIAEEAGLNLALLNYYFKSKEKLFEIISFETLFNFMNTLGIVFHDESSSFEEKIEALASRYIDFLSNEPDIPLFIISAVRNNPESFANKIPIKNMVLQSVFYKQFLEKKERNEISDVNPLQLLLNLMGFIIFPFIAKPIFENVTGTKEKQFQDMMNERKALIPQWVKNMIRP from the coding sequence ATGGCAAAAGGTAGACCGAAGAAAGAATTAGATAGCTCGACAGAAAGTATTATTAAGGAAGCCGCTCGTAAGATGTTCCATCAGAAAGGCTATGCCGCGACCAGAACGCGCGACATCGCGGAGGAAGCCGGACTTAATTTAGCGCTGCTGAATTACTACTTCAAAAGTAAAGAGAAATTGTTTGAGATCATCAGCTTTGAAACACTCTTTAATTTTATGAACACCTTAGGGATTGTTTTCCATGATGAGAGCAGTAGTTTCGAAGAGAAAATAGAGGCATTAGCAAGTCGATACATCGATTTCCTTAGCAATGAGCCTGATATTCCGTTGTTCATTATATCCGCTGTACGAAACAATCCGGAGAGCTTTGCCAATAAAATCCCTATTAAGAACATGGTCTTGCAGTCGGTATTTTATAAGCAATTTCTAGAGAAAAAAGAGCGCAATGAGATTAGCGATGTGAATCCTTTACAGTTATTATTGAACCTCATGGGTTTTATCATCTTCCCTTTCATCGCGAAGCCTATTTTCGAAAATGTCACAGGAACTAAAGAGAAACAATTCCAAGACATGATGAATGAAAGGAAAGCTTTAATCCCGCAGTGGGTAAAAAATATGATTAGACCCTAG
- a CDS encoding pirin family protein, which translates to MKVKNISKIEGRLPIRDPYIMGAYHFDKYPEGNGKFGPKVSLAGRNIGSDFDNKNEWRMYHGETIPGFPHHPHRGFEIITIIPEGYADHFDSKGSKGRYGQGDVQLMSAGSGVLHAEMFPLIHEDKPNPLRLFQIWLNLPGKNKLTDPNYKMLWAEKIPTAVLEQGDGKRVTVKVILGEYAGTKDSGALTHSWAADPKNHVGVALVDMDPNTEFVLPAVSSTMNRFVLFYDGAGIIELDSYKMQSNHLADLDGGEEIIIKNGDSRAQFLILEGEPINEPVAAYGPFVMNTQQELQDAFREYQVTEFGGWPWGDKETDLVNPKDSGRFASYNFGKEIDKPTA; encoded by the coding sequence ATGAAAGTAAAGAATATTAGCAAAATCGAAGGCAGATTACCAATTCGCGATCCATATATTATGGGTGCTTATCACTTTGATAAATACCCGGAGGGCAATGGAAAGTTCGGACCTAAGGTTTCCTTAGCCGGTCGTAATATTGGAAGTGACTTTGATAATAAAAACGAGTGGCGCATGTATCATGGGGAGACTATCCCTGGGTTCCCGCACCATCCGCACAGAGGATTTGAGATTATTACCATTATTCCGGAAGGTTATGCCGACCACTTTGACTCCAAAGGATCTAAAGGTCGCTATGGACAAGGCGACGTGCAGTTGATGAGTGCAGGCTCGGGCGTGCTTCACGCAGAAATGTTCCCATTGATTCATGAAGATAAACCAAACCCTTTGCGCTTATTTCAGATTTGGTTGAACCTACCGGGTAAAAACAAATTGACCGATCCGAATTATAAAATGCTTTGGGCTGAGAAGATTCCAACCGCTGTGCTTGAACAAGGCGATGGAAAGAGAGTAACTGTTAAGGTTATTTTGGGAGAATATGCCGGAACAAAAGATAGTGGAGCGTTGACCCATTCTTGGGCGGCAGATCCTAAGAACCATGTAGGCGTTGCATTAGTGGACATGGATCCGAATACTGAGTTTGTACTTCCGGCAGTATCCAGCACGATGAATAGGTTTGTATTATTCTACGATGGCGCTGGCATCATCGAACTGGACAGCTATAAAATGCAGAGCAATCACTTGGCAGATTTAGATGGTGGCGAGGAAATCATCATTAAAAATGGCGATAGCAGAGCGCAATTCTTAATCTTAGAAGGTGAGCCGATTAATGAGCCGGTAGCAGCATATGGTCCTTTCGTAATGAATACGCAGCAAGAATTGCAGGATGCATTCCGCGAGTACCAAGTCACTGAATTTGGTGGATGGCCTTGGGGTGACAAGGAAACTGACCTTGTGAATCCGAAAGACTCCGGACGATTTGCTAGCTATAACTTCGGAAAGGAAATAGACAAACCAACCGCGTAA
- a CDS encoding Gfo/Idh/MocA family protein, whose translation MKDNFSRRQFIAASSLLLGAAALPASAAANTQDLLNTWHPNSRGAKLRVALIGTGSRGAGMWGRDLQRNYSNELNFVGLCDKNKGRLAFAKQYIGTDCPTYTDFEKMMKESKPDLLIVCTMDSTHHNFIIRGMELGANVLTEKPMTTDEKKVQAIIDAEKRTGKQCRVTFNYRYSPHRAKIWELLQAEEIGELTSVDFHWYLDTSHGADYFRRWHRKTENSGSLWVHKATHHFDLLNWWIESDPETVFASGSLDFYGKNGKFRADNCRECPHTSNCDFYWDVTKNKYYKDLYVDNEQYDGYKRDGCVFKEDINIYDKMAATIKYKNGVQVSYSLTSYSPYEGYRIAFNGTKGRIDAWIEESNKSNNADYDEIVLCKNFGKREYIRIPHGTSGHGGGDKLLQDQVFLPNVPDPLKQSAGARDGALSCLIGIAARKSIETKGVVAISELTDIVLQAKKPYQRMV comes from the coding sequence ATGAAAGATAATTTTTCAAGAAGGCAATTTATTGCGGCTTCCAGTCTATTGCTAGGTGCTGCCGCACTTCCGGCATCCGCTGCAGCGAACACTCAGGATTTACTGAATACTTGGCATCCCAATTCTAGAGGCGCAAAGTTACGCGTCGCATTGATTGGCACTGGATCTAGAGGTGCAGGGATGTGGGGCCGAGACCTTCAACGGAATTATTCCAATGAACTCAATTTTGTAGGCTTATGTGATAAGAATAAAGGCCGCCTAGCCTTTGCCAAGCAGTATATTGGCACAGATTGCCCAACTTACACGGACTTTGAGAAAATGATGAAGGAAAGTAAGCCCGACTTACTTATTGTCTGTACCATGGATTCGACGCATCATAATTTTATCATTCGTGGGATGGAATTGGGCGCCAATGTTCTGACCGAAAAACCAATGACCACCGATGAGAAGAAGGTGCAAGCTATTATTGATGCCGAAAAACGAACCGGAAAGCAATGTCGCGTTACATTCAATTATCGCTACTCGCCGCATCGAGCAAAGATTTGGGAATTATTGCAGGCAGAGGAGATTGGCGAACTCACGTCCGTGGATTTTCATTGGTATCTCGATACCTCTCATGGCGCGGATTATTTCAGACGTTGGCATCGCAAAACCGAAAATAGCGGATCGCTGTGGGTACATAAGGCCACGCACCATTTTGACTTACTGAACTGGTGGATCGAGAGCGACCCGGAAACTGTATTCGCATCCGGATCTTTAGATTTCTACGGCAAGAACGGGAAATTCCGGGCAGATAACTGCCGCGAATGTCCCCATACCAGCAATTGCGACTTCTATTGGGATGTGACCAAAAATAAATATTACAAAGACCTTTATGTAGATAATGAGCAATACGACGGCTACAAGCGTGACGGATGTGTCTTCAAAGAAGATATCAATATCTATGATAAAATGGCTGCCACTATCAAATACAAAAATGGGGTCCAGGTATCTTATTCGCTCACCAGCTATTCCCCCTACGAAGGCTATCGGATCGCGTTCAACGGGACGAAAGGTCGTATAGATGCCTGGATCGAGGAGTCCAACAAATCCAATAATGCGGACTACGATGAAATAGTACTCTGTAAGAACTTTGGCAAGCGAGAATATATCCGTATTCCACATGGTACCTCAGGACATGGTGGCGGTGATAAACTGCTGCAAGATCAAGTCTTCCTTCCGAATGTTCCCGACCCATTGAAGCAATCGGCAGGGGCGAGGGATGGCGCATTATCTTGTCTGATCGGAATCGCCGCGAGAAAAAGCATCGAAACAAAGGGCGTAGTAGCAATCAGTGAACTCACCGATATTGTCTTACAAGCCAAAAAGCCCTATCAACGAATGGTTTAA
- a CDS encoding methyltransferase domain-containing protein, whose amino-acid sequence MPWNPEVYNQYKEIRYKPFYDLSAMLIDDHQSKAVDLGCGTGEQTFLLSQKFKQTSFLGIDSSSEMLSEAKELSNDRLSFKQQDIASFLADESRWDLIFSNAALQWVDDHEKLFPALISKLNKDGQLAVQMPLQKDNTLNKLLNKLVQEEPFQKELDGFRRESPLLSIDEYAQILFENGLSDINISVRTYPIIADNAKDLYDFISGSTLIPYMEKLDDKAQALLRQTFLARIEDHFKRFPAIYPFKRILMYAVKS is encoded by the coding sequence ATGCCTTGGAATCCGGAAGTTTACAATCAGTATAAAGAAATTCGATATAAGCCGTTTTATGATCTGTCGGCCATGCTCATAGATGATCATCAGTCAAAGGCGGTAGATCTAGGTTGTGGGACCGGCGAACAAACCTTTTTACTATCTCAGAAGTTTAAGCAGACCAGTTTTTTAGGGATTGATTCATCTTCGGAAATGCTTTCTGAAGCGAAGGAATTATCGAATGATAGATTAAGCTTTAAACAACAAGATATAGCATCCTTTCTCGCTGATGAAAGCCGTTGGGATTTGATCTTTAGTAATGCAGCATTACAATGGGTCGACGATCATGAAAAGTTGTTTCCTGCCTTGATTTCTAAGCTGAATAAAGACGGGCAGTTGGCGGTGCAGATGCCCTTGCAGAAAGACAATACCTTGAATAAATTACTGAATAAACTAGTTCAGGAAGAACCCTTCCAAAAAGAATTAGACGGTTTCAGAAGAGAATCGCCGCTTCTTAGCATAGATGAATACGCGCAGATACTCTTTGAGAATGGATTAAGCGATATCAATATTAGCGTTCGCACCTACCCGATTATTGCAGACAACGCAAAAGATTTGTATGATTTTATATCTGGATCGACATTAATTCCTTATATGGAAAAACTGGACGATAAAGCACAAGCGCTATTAAGACAGACGTTCCTTGCACGTATTGAGGATCATTTCAAACGATTCCCTGCGATATACCCATTCAAACGGATCTTAATGTATGCTGTAAAAAGCTAA
- a CDS encoding AraC family transcriptional regulator: MINKAIAVKDKTDPAKLIKVALFDQKKRITKPHKHNGYLEFVLLEQTQGKHYIDGQEIQIKAPCLLIIRKDNVHHWEFDEPVQGYVLLLKREFVENSLDLEIRRLIDELAGLNTINFTDVFTLHSLFSLLSAEEHRTVQEALLKAILAKSVQQAGAGKTLKIKSKNLFLQLTQVLNKEKQILNNVAYYANLLHTSPQNLNAACQRHADKSASEVLSGYIISEAKRLLFYTNKTVAEVAFQLGFADQSNFSKYFKRAVGLTPQNYRKSTA, from the coding sequence ATGATCAACAAGGCAATCGCTGTAAAAGATAAAACGGACCCTGCAAAATTAATTAAAGTAGCGCTCTTCGATCAAAAGAAGCGTATTACGAAGCCACACAAGCATAATGGTTACCTGGAGTTCGTGCTATTGGAGCAGACGCAGGGAAAACACTATATCGACGGTCAGGAAATCCAAATTAAGGCGCCCTGTTTATTGATTATCCGTAAAGACAATGTACACCATTGGGAATTCGACGAACCGGTTCAAGGTTATGTTCTCTTGTTGAAGCGTGAATTTGTGGAGAATTCCTTGGATTTAGAAATCCGACGCCTCATCGATGAATTAGCGGGATTAAATACCATTAATTTTACAGACGTTTTTACGCTACATTCGCTGTTTTCCTTACTATCGGCAGAAGAGCATCGAACAGTACAGGAAGCATTGCTAAAGGCAATCCTGGCGAAATCTGTGCAGCAAGCAGGAGCAGGAAAAACTTTAAAAATTAAATCGAAAAACTTGTTTCTACAGTTGACGCAGGTGTTAAACAAAGAAAAGCAGATATTGAATAATGTTGCATATTATGCAAACCTGTTACATACCAGCCCGCAAAATCTGAATGCTGCTTGTCAGAGACATGCAGATAAATCCGCTTCAGAGGTTTTATCTGGTTATATCATTTCGGAAGCGAAGAGATTGCTTTTCTATACGAACAAAACCGTAGCTGAAGTAGCCTTTCAACTCGGCTTTGCCGATCAATCCAATTTCTCTAAATACTTCAAACGAGCCGTAGGACTCACCCCACAAAACTATCGCAAGTCGACAGCTTAA